The Mycoplasma sp. 1654_15 genome contains a region encoding:
- a CDS encoding DUF4231 domain-containing protein — protein sequence MTREVQIQKIREQISFLARKARISKSIFIIASIILILMAAFNGILSAYSIAKNPNLSAVRLFVAIAFLNAIIAFLGSITSFFVFDNIYNKNSKKIEFLIDRKKELEKNPNINLDDLVLQISNIKVDSE from the coding sequence ATGACTAGAGAAGTGCAAATTCAAAAAATCAGAGAACAAATTTCTTTCCTTGCTCGAAAAGCCAGAATTTCCAAATCTATTTTTATAATTGCCAGCATAATTTTGATTTTAATGGCAGCATTTAATGGGATTTTATCAGCTTATTCTATAGCTAAAAATCCTAACCTCTCTGCAGTTCGTTTATTTGTGGCAATAGCTTTTTTAAATGCGATCATTGCTTTTTTAGGAAGTATTACAAGTTTTTTTGTGTTCGATAATATTTATAATAAAAACTCTAAAAAAATAGAATTTTTAATCGATAGAAAAAAAGAATTAGAAAAAAATCCTAATATAAATTTAGACGATTTAGTATTACAAATTTCCAACATAAAAGTTGATTCAGAGTAG
- a CDS encoding BC85_0335 family putative methyltransferase gives MQIPNWLRIVLIASIFVSLAIGAAAIIWSQKKKNKIVKQVMEENRKITSKSLVVPEVKIEMDYADKLLNIKNNWVIEELEFIINTINLNNFKNNIFLETAGVCFFLSSIINKTNNFIFKPHIDFESFKQQEKLLDFKTTDSMFVEKLETNIEFFLIDGFEDKDIIDTFDLCFKNLKKDGLIIVRNISKKSQTKLVKILKSSYIKYEIDLNFYSLIIKK, from the coding sequence ATGCAAATTCCTAATTGACTTAGAATAGTTTTAATTGCTTCTATTTTTGTTTCTTTAGCCATTGGAGCTGCTGCAATTATTTGATCTCAAAAGAAAAAGAACAAAATTGTTAAACAAGTAATGGAAGAAAATAGGAAAATTACAAGTAAAAGTTTAGTTGTTCCTGAAGTAAAAATAGAAATGGATTATGCTGATAAATTACTAAATATAAAAAACAATTGAGTCATCGAAGAACTTGAATTCATCATAAATACTATTAATCTTAACAATTTTAAAAACAACATTTTTCTAGAAACTGCTGGAGTTTGTTTTTTTCTTTCTTCTATCATCAACAAAACTAATAATTTCATTTTTAAACCACATATTGATTTTGAATCTTTTAAGCAACAAGAAAAACTTTTAGATTTTAAGACTACTGATTCTATGTTTGTTGAAAAACTTGAAACAAATATAGAATTTTTCTTAATTGACGGGTTTGAAGATAAAGACATTATAGACACATTTGATTTGTGTTTTAAGAATCTTAAAAAAGATGGATTGATAATTGTTAGAAATATTTCTAAAAAATCACAAACTAAATTAGTAAAAATTTTAAAATCTTCTTATATAAAATATGAAATTGATTTAAATTTTTATTCTTTAATAATTAAAAAATAG
- a CDS encoding DUF4231 domain-containing protein: MLKPVKLTSSGLEFTNYLYSKTSKKAKIYQAIFWTCSLFSIFFAFFAALMGVFKLASSRLDEFKPFASIFQITDTSSGKPVIVDQWPIFTLWINIILSIVNGLIALFLVKNKWIRNKELNNFLELELILFHSKSGKYKDNPNPELTLFEKVNDYFGNTTRLKNREVKND; encoded by the coding sequence ATGCTAAAACCTGTTAAATTAACTAGTAGTGGATTAGAATTTACAAACTATTTATATTCTAAGACATCAAAAAAAGCTAAAATTTATCAAGCAATTTTTTGAACCTGCTCTTTATTTTCGATCTTTTTCGCTTTTTTCGCAGCGCTCATGGGAGTTTTTAAATTAGCTTCTTCTAGACTTGATGAATTTAAACCTTTTGCATCAATTTTCCAAATCACAGATACTAGTTCAGGAAAACCAGTAATTGTAGATCAATGACCAATATTTACTTTATGAATCAACATAATTTTAAGTATAGTAAACGGTTTAATTGCTTTATTTTTAGTTAAAAACAAATGAATTAGAAACAAAGAGCTAAATAATTTCCTAGAATTAGAACTAATTTTATTTCATTCAAAATCAGGAAAATATAAAGACAATCCCAACCCTGAACTTACTTTGTTTGAAAAAGTCAATGATTACTTTGGTAATACAACCAGGTTAAAGAACAGAGAGGTCAAAAATGACTAG
- a CDS encoding ABC transporter permease has translation MNKITYYSPFKNNNYFKVLFKIIFKKKSTFALPIVSFILTLILAIITLTLATAKSFLIFTYITLFINLLFTVVYSSYKFLNIFKDLSSQGLDIITFTKPYTRQYIILTKILFLVFLAFLWSLLFLLNFLIFFLINLKYIDQINMFYIWAFLSPFFTFLIFGSISGLLVLRFSSKVSLSLPILIFTPLLFLGSVPAFFSTPANEKMAEYFNLNYNNTDSNTILRAEKFYLNNNKDNYYLIPKQVDNLYFDQQQISFLNEAKNKASNSATLWQGLSYILVPYQFINIFNIKDQDPIKTLTNIEQNALSNYIYYSNLQTAENNYAIQNSTKSLKQYDVLADNRIQKVFLIPGALKNNTQFENKLDNREIIYANENASNSDAVFPEDEESSPTNTSLVGRLKWKYIKEILESKAFLQTAQAFYNQIDDKSTKEQILDKIASFLKESSNLNYSQIEDENTAVLKNKIDIRQIQSLTEKKVYIATSLIYYLFFNNPDSKILDTLLKNELDNYDPETFKIKINEQVYNIGGYASYASQSKIVKRPVDNQPNAQTEDKVIYRYDLTPSQNFLFQPVVDIIEVHPTSKVLQKPLFLLIWLIISSSLLTGIYVLYSRKDYK, from the coding sequence ATGAATAAAATTACATATTATTCACCATTTAAAAATAATAATTATTTTAAAGTTTTATTTAAAATAATTTTCAAGAAAAAAAGTACTTTTGCATTGCCAATTGTATCTTTTATTTTAACTTTAATATTAGCAATTATTACTCTGACATTAGCAACCGCTAAGTCATTTTTAATTTTTACTTATATTACTTTATTTATAAACTTACTATTTACAGTAGTTTATAGCTCATACAAATTTTTAAACATTTTTAAAGATTTAAGCTCACAAGGCTTAGATATTATTACCTTCACAAAACCATACACTAGACAGTACATCATTTTAACTAAAATTTTATTTTTAGTATTTTTAGCTTTTTTATGATCTTTACTTTTTCTTCTTAATTTCCTAATTTTTTTCCTAATTAACTTGAAATATATAGATCAAATCAATATGTTTTACATTTGAGCTTTTCTCTCTCCATTTTTTACTTTCTTAATTTTTGGTTCTATTTCAGGATTATTAGTTTTAAGATTTAGTTCAAAAGTATCATTAAGTTTACCAATATTAATCTTTACACCTTTACTTTTTTTAGGAAGTGTACCTGCATTTTTCTCTACCCCAGCAAATGAAAAAATGGCAGAATATTTCAACTTAAATTACAACAATACAGACTCTAACACTATTTTAAGAGCAGAAAAATTTTATTTAAATAACAACAAAGATAATTACTATTTAATCCCAAAACAAGTGGATAATTTGTACTTTGATCAACAACAAATTAGCTTTTTAAATGAAGCTAAAAATAAAGCATCTAACTCTGCAACTTTATGACAAGGTTTATCATACATTTTAGTTCCTTATCAGTTTATTAATATTTTTAACATCAAAGATCAAGATCCTATAAAAACCCTAACTAACATAGAACAAAACGCTTTAAGTAACTACATTTATTATTCAAACTTACAAACAGCAGAAAACAACTATGCTATTCAAAATTCTACAAAATCACTTAAGCAATATGACGTTCTTGCTGATAACAGAATTCAAAAAGTGTTTTTAATCCCAGGTGCTTTAAAAAACAACACTCAATTCGAAAACAAGCTTGACAACAGAGAAATTATTTATGCAAATGAAAATGCAAGTAATTCTGACGCAGTTTTTCCAGAAGATGAAGAATCTTCACCAACCAACACTTCTTTAGTCGGTAGATTAAAATGAAAATATATAAAAGAAATCTTAGAATCTAAGGCCTTTTTACAAACAGCCCAAGCCTTTTATAATCAAATTGATGATAAATCTACCAAAGAACAAATTTTAGATAAAATTGCTTCATTTTTAAAGGAAAGTTCTAATCTAAACTACTCACAAATTGAAGATGAAAATACAGCAGTTTTAAAAAACAAAATTGATATTCGTCAAATTCAATCTTTAACTGAAAAGAAGGTTTATATTGCTACTTCCTTGATTTACTACTTATTTTTTAATAACCCTGATTCAAAAATTCTTGACACTTTATTAAAAAATGAATTAGATAACTACGATCCAGAAACATTTAAAATAAAAATAAATGAACAAGTTTACAACATTGGTGGTTATGCATCTTATGCTTCTCAATCTAAAATAGTAAAAAGACCTGTCGACAATCAACCAAATGCTCAAACAGAAGACAAAGTAATTTACCGTTATGATCTAACTCCAAGCCAAAACTTTTTATTTCAACCTGTGGTTGACATTATTGAAGTTCATCCTACTTCCAAAGTACTTCAAAAACCTTTATTTTTATTAATTTGATTAATAATTTCTAGCTCACTTTTAACAGGAATTTATGTTCTATACAGTAGAAAAGATTATAAATAA
- the greA gene encoding transcription elongation factor GreA, whose protein sequence is MNFKDKKEELFLTKESLESYKKELNHLINVERNKVIEEIKSAREQGDLSENAEYDAARERQGIVEARILEIESIISKAKIIENTGLKSDEITIGSRVSIFNLKTKTSHDVQIVGSLDADPFQNKISNLSPLASALIGRKTGEEVEIDVAEKYSVQILGIDNNFN, encoded by the coding sequence ATGAATTTCAAAGACAAAAAAGAAGAACTTTTTTTAACCAAAGAAAGTTTAGAATCCTATAAAAAAGAACTAAATCATTTAATTAATGTTGAAAGAAACAAGGTAATTGAAGAAATTAAATCAGCTAGAGAACAAGGTGATCTTTCAGAAAACGCTGAATACGATGCTGCAAGGGAAAGACAAGGAATTGTTGAAGCTAGAATTTTAGAAATTGAATCTATTATTTCAAAAGCTAAAATTATTGAAAACACAGGCTTAAAATCTGATGAAATCACCATCGGTTCTAGAGTTTCTATCTTCAATTTGAAGACAAAAACCAGTCATGATGTTCAAATTGTAGGTTCATTAGATGCTGATCCTTTTCAAAATAAAATCTCAAATCTTTCACCTTTAGCTTCTGCATTAATTGGAAGAAAAACAGGTGAAGAAGTTGAGATTGATGTTGCTGAAAAATATTCCGTACAAATTTTAGGTATTGACAACAACTTTAATTAA
- a CDS encoding YwaF family protein, giving the protein MITDAFNWRGNQVDFASSKAVFFSIVAIAFIVLFVIYLLRFKLRNFYQNHPIIINYSFKFIAVIIFLYSFVSRIAVLESYDYIYKWEYLPLHLCRLMTIVIIIVLFFNKTQYIRFFTIPSFVGATLALVFTEISRNESTILDDKLYNYDSNVVWNRQGLDWGYDSYLFWEYLITHLIVLIFPFLLQMVQPNKFRITNKVVLQSCFIIFVCATFLFTLNWIFYAASHHSLNVKLQIAYNANWFYFGHKGLSVLGIISQRPYQLFSLSIIFFLAFWLIWIITIFLKCFEFEDKKVKFNNFKITLKDNWERIDDFFNFKQGSRLEND; this is encoded by the coding sequence ATGATTACAGATGCTTTTAATTGAAGAGGAAATCAAGTAGATTTTGCAAGTAGTAAAGCAGTATTTTTTTCTATAGTAGCAATTGCTTTTATAGTATTATTTGTAATTTATCTTTTAAGATTTAAATTGAGAAATTTTTATCAAAATCATCCAATTATCATTAATTACTCATTTAAATTTATCGCAGTAATAATTTTTTTATATTCATTTGTAAGTAGAATTGCTGTTTTAGAAAGTTATGATTATATTTATAAGTGAGAATATTTGCCACTTCATTTGTGTCGTTTAATGACAATAGTTATCATAATAGTTTTATTTTTTAATAAAACACAATACATTAGATTTTTTACTATACCATCATTTGTTGGCGCTACTTTAGCTTTAGTTTTTACTGAAATTTCAAGAAATGAAAGTACTATTTTAGATGATAAACTTTATAATTATGATTCTAACGTTGTCTGAAATCGCCAAGGATTAGACTGAGGATATGATTCATATTTATTTTGAGAATATTTAATTACACACTTAATAGTTTTAATTTTTCCATTTTTATTACAAATGGTACAACCTAACAAATTTAGAATCACTAACAAAGTTGTATTACAATCCTGCTTTATAATATTTGTTTGTGCTACATTTTTATTTACATTAAACTGAATTTTTTATGCTGCTAGTCATCATAGTTTAAATGTAAAACTACAAATAGCTTACAATGCAAATTGATTTTATTTTGGACACAAAGGCTTATCTGTTTTAGGTATTATTTCACAACGACCTTATCAATTATTTAGTTTATCTATAATTTTTTTCTTAGCATTTTGATTGATTTGAATAATCACAATTTTCCTAAAATGCTTTGAATTTGAAGACAAAAAAGTAAAATTTAATAATTTTAAAATCACTTTAAAAGATAATTGAGAAAGAATTGACGACTTTTTTAATTTTAAACAAGGTAGCCGATTAGAAAATGATTAA
- a CDS encoding ABC transporter ATP-binding protein, protein MKKTILKVSNLNKIYKNSNRGVQDINFEVLEGEIHAFIGENGAGKTTIIKAIVDAYRNYQGDILINGFKNTTPEAKKFLGYVPEKSLFPKELKTKEYLLLLAQLSNLNKKQANQDIDKFLEALNIQDLASSKPYDFSSGQKRKIALIQALIHNPELIILDEPLANLDPTSRFDFIKIIQDLRTQGKTIFLSSHNLSEIDQIVDSVTLINKGKIYYTGAKKQNLNDLYYTQVIDEQIDEKN, encoded by the coding sequence ATGAAAAAAACAATTTTAAAAGTATCAAACTTAAACAAAATTTATAAAAATTCTAATCGAGGTGTTCAAGACATTAACTTCGAAGTTTTAGAAGGAGAAATTCACGCTTTTATTGGTGAAAATGGAGCAGGAAAAACCACAATTATCAAAGCAATTGTTGACGCTTATAGAAATTATCAAGGAGACATTCTTATTAATGGCTTTAAAAACACAACTCCAGAAGCAAAAAAATTTTTAGGCTATGTTCCAGAAAAGTCTTTATTTCCAAAAGAATTAAAAACAAAAGAATATTTACTTTTATTAGCGCAACTTTCAAATCTTAATAAAAAACAAGCAAATCAAGACATTGATAAATTTTTAGAAGCTTTAAATATTCAAGATTTAGCAAGTTCAAAACCTTATGATTTTTCTTCAGGTCAAAAAAGAAAAATTGCTTTAATTCAAGCACTTATTCACAATCCTGAGTTAATCATATTAGACGAACCACTAGCTAATTTAGATCCAACAAGTAGATTCGATTTTATTAAGATTATTCAAGATCTTAGAACACAAGGAAAAACCATTTTTTTAAGTAGTCATAACCTATCTGAAATTGATCAAATAGTTGATTCAGTTACCTTGATAAATAAAGGTAAAATTTACTATACCGGAGCAAAAAAACAAAATTTAAATGATCTTTATTACACACAAGTTATAGATGAGCAAATAGATGAAAAAAATTAA
- a CDS encoding aromatic motif membrane protein produces the protein MKKIKKQLPIIFSFFAVSPLLISCAQSEVRSFKNEEKRTQNNLATNFLNTSLASLLDSVYQQEPAANETKTSQTYKDKQTQKNLQKDSFILEQINLDTNKTLEELKYSFSFVNPAVFVNDRFYDSKLTIVFSKNNIWRNFTKNWLFILQNIDKFYFAYNPYKGKYISFKDEDKDFDKTSNKFITFENKNFDFYKFKQFSTSNYYTNEYVYYLVYDNNKIIKLWTFEKDNAIFARLDFEVLVFDKPISSLGLFLTELNEQSKAFEQNILNKKIQNEQNLLLSQSANSALKPVLFHDGHDDSDGDDDGGDGGDSDTGGNSGGNNSNKGSSDSSTNKNHDTDSDSNDDYKNLDVDDPVYDDPDFPYMKKKGESDEEWEKRKNAFIKKWKAEHPNATSTNKDNPEGEKGTNENSGDEDDEEDDAMFEDPDFPTIKTGESQKDFEKRRDEFVKQWKLKHKSNIQSNPDKANDKNITDNKDKGHNHNHNDGDDLDDDDDDDDDIFSPNSKLTLDERLDKIKENLTIEFNNQATQREKAKYEVFKDSYYLTLLSSLDSLAQKWGYKRFAFRDVVTSVIQLKRNFVQDSNTTTETKIQQTSEFDKFINHDKDVLNPNETLEEKTTKSIYEVIKKAAYNNDNVAWESFLNTQEGKENEDRIWKELKELQKEIPKNPEHFSSQHKELFKKLETFYSDNWLFILRNLDKFQIKFSNWYAFPEQVNKLTQQKVHHSQKFLDEINSMDGADDYYFVNNNLESIQVGDASIQSTTYKDFYIVKNNALINIKVILNKDSSAVQFNPLIYYFPKARTKLSVKILTQIFHQALYHQIQEFYDAFENDFINKYRYGFVAQMLLELKGDKNEK, from the coding sequence ATGAAAAAAATTAAAAAACAACTACCTATAATTTTCAGTTTTTTTGCAGTTTCACCTTTATTAATTTCTTGTGCTCAATCAGAAGTTAGATCCTTCAAAAATGAAGAAAAAAGAACACAAAACAACTTAGCTACTAACTTTTTAAATACAAGTTTAGCTTCTTTGTTAGACTCTGTTTACCAACAAGAACCAGCAGCAAATGAAACAAAAACAAGCCAAACTTATAAAGACAAACAAACACAAAAAAATCTTCAAAAAGATAGTTTTATACTTGAACAAATTAATTTAGACACTAATAAAACTTTAGAAGAATTAAAATATTCTTTTTCCTTTGTAAACCCAGCAGTTTTTGTAAATGATAGATTTTATGATAGTAAATTAACAATTGTTTTTTCAAAAAATAATATTTGAAGAAACTTTACTAAAAATTGACTATTTATCCTTCAAAATATAGATAAATTTTACTTTGCTTACAATCCATATAAAGGAAAGTACATAAGCTTCAAAGATGAAGATAAAGACTTTGATAAAACAAGTAATAAATTTATCACTTTCGAAAATAAAAACTTCGATTTTTATAAATTTAAACAATTTTCTACGTCCAATTACTATACAAATGAGTATGTTTATTATTTGGTTTATGATAATAATAAAATTATAAAATTATGAACATTTGAGAAGGATAATGCAATATTTGCTAGACTTGATTTTGAAGTTTTAGTGTTTGATAAACCTATTTCTTCTCTTGGTTTGTTTTTAACAGAATTAAATGAACAATCAAAGGCTTTTGAACAAAATATTTTGAATAAAAAAATACAAAATGAACAAAACCTTTTACTTTCACAGTCAGCAAATTCAGCTCTTAAACCAGTGTTGTTTCACGATGGACATGATGATTCAGATGGAGACGATGATGGAGGAGATGGAGGAGATTCTGATACAGGCGGAAATTCAGGCGGAAATAATTCAAACAAAGGAAGTTCGGATTCTTCTACAAATAAAAACCACGATACCGACTCAGATTCTAACGATGACTATAAAAATTTAGATGTAGATGATCCAGTGTATGACGATCCAGACTTTCCATACATGAAGAAAAAAGGCGAGAGTGATGAAGAGTGGGAGAAAAGAAAAAATGCTTTTATAAAAAAATGAAAAGCAGAACATCCAAATGCAACTTCAACAAATAAAGATAATCCAGAAGGTGAAAAAGGAACTAACGAAAACTCTGGTGATGAAGATGATGAAGAAGATGATGCAATGTTCGAAGATCCAGACTTTCCAACAATAAAGACAGGAGAATCTCAAAAGGACTTTGAAAAAAGAAGAGATGAGTTTGTAAAGCAATGAAAACTAAAGCACAAATCTAATATACAGTCCAATCCAGATAAAGCAAACGATAAAAATATTACTGACAATAAAGACAAAGGTCACAACCATAATCATAATGATGGTGATGATTTAGATGACGACGATGACGATGACGATGATATTTTTAGTCCTAATTCTAAATTAACATTGGATGAAAGATTAGACAAAATTAAAGAAAATTTAACCATCGAATTTAACAATCAGGCAACCCAAAGAGAAAAAGCTAAATACGAAGTTTTTAAAGATTCTTATTATTTAACTTTGCTGTCTAGTTTAGATTCTTTAGCTCAAAAATGAGGATATAAACGATTTGCCTTTAGAGATGTTGTTACTTCAGTAATTCAATTAAAAAGAAACTTTGTGCAAGATTCAAATACTACAACTGAAACAAAAATTCAACAAACTAGTGAATTTGATAAGTTTATAAATCACGATAAAGATGTTTTAAATCCAAATGAAACTTTAGAAGAAAAAACAACAAAAAGCATTTATGAAGTTATCAAAAAAGCTGCATATAATAATGATAATGTAGCTTGAGAATCCTTCTTAAATACACAAGAAGGAAAGGAAAATGAAGACAGAATTTGAAAAGAATTAAAAGAGCTTCAAAAAGAAATTCCAAAAAATCCAGAACACTTTAGTAGTCAACATAAAGAACTTTTCAAAAAACTTGAAACATTTTATTCTGATAACTGATTGTTCATTCTTAGAAACTTAGATAAATTCCAAATTAAATTTTCTAACTGATACGCCTTTCCTGAACAAGTTAATAAACTAACTCAACAAAAAGTACACCATTCCCAAAAATTTTTAGATGAAATTAATTCAATGGATGGGGCAGACGATTATTATTTTGTAAATAACAATTTAGAAAGCATTCAAGTTGGAGATGCTTCAATTCAGTCTACTACCTATAAAGATTTTTATATAGTTAAAAACAATGCG